One Methanobacterium sp. genomic region harbors:
- a CDS encoding EhaG family protein, giving the protein MSASVLVPGVVSPVVVSLFVPAIFTGLIAGLIGLMAIAYQKNDLNALILTDIVGVGMLILVAAVGTDLAEAIILPGLVVELAEILAISEILMSREMKKKGKNAELIPLPLSMDMEVMTTAPTFLALLLIAHGAFLSGFTGGAVAGGGILFYVLSKRMRGVPANTWEGVAGVSGIAWCLWLVGFLVFFVFPQYWLLALFLAAFGIFIKVAFKAGLIGVIGREEFNKK; this is encoded by the coding sequence ATGAGCGCATCAGTACTCGTTCCCGGCGTTGTTTCCCCAGTAGTGGTTTCATTATTTGTTCCGGCTATATTCACCGGTTTAATCGCGGGATTAATAGGGCTCATGGCCATTGCGTACCAGAAGAATGATTTAAATGCCCTTATATTAACAGACATTGTGGGTGTTGGTATGTTAATTCTTGTGGCGGCTGTGGGAACTGACCTGGCAGAAGCAATTATACTTCCTGGGCTAGTGGTTGAACTTGCCGAGATCTTGGCAATTTCTGAGATACTCATGAGCAGAGAAATGAAGAAGAAAGGAAAAAATGCAGAATTAATCCCTTTACCTTTATCAATGGACATGGAAGTTATGACCACTGCCCCCACATTCCTAGCCCTTTTATTAATAGCGCATGGAGCCTTTCTTAGCGGATTTACAGGAGGAGCTGTCGCAGGAGGGGGCATATTGTTTTATGTTCTCTCTAAAAGAATGCGAGGAGTTCCAGCAAACACTTGGGAAGGAGTTGCAGGAGTATCTGGTATTGCGTGGTGTTTATGGTTAGTGGGATTCCTTGTATTTTTCGTGTTCCCCCAATACTGGTTACTAGCTTTGTTCCTAGCAGCATTCGGTATTTTCATAAAAGTTGCCTTTAAAGCAGGACTGATAGGCGTTATTGGTCGAGAAGAATTTAACAAAAAGTAA